A window of the Candidatus Binatia bacterium genome harbors these coding sequences:
- a CDS encoding adenylosuccinate synthase: MANVAVIGAQWGDEGKGKIVDLFTLDADIVVRFQGGNNAGHTLVVNGEKTVLHLVPSGALHPDKLCVIGNGVVVDPEVLLEEVRALRAKGHLLDDSLLKISEEAHLIMPYHKSIDQARERLRGKGKIGTTGRGIGPAYEDKVARTGIRFVDLLDGTTFRDKLRRNIEEKNIYLKAILKEKTLDYDEIYDSYRGFGDELEKYIADTGVLLDREIKAGKKVLFEGAQGTLLDVDHGTYPYVTSSNTVIGGVCTGAGIGPRHIQEVIGLSKAYTTRVGSGPFPTELKGPEGERLKQEGDEFGATTGRPRRCGWFDAVGVRHAVRINGMTGIALTKLDVLTGFKKIRICADYQSGGKTYHDFPSSVKVLKNAEPVWEEMEGWDEPLSGAKKLADLPKNAQRYVRRLEEIVGAEMILVSVGPGREQTIMLKNPFN; this comes from the coding sequence ATGGCCAACGTCGCTGTCATCGGCGCGCAGTGGGGAGACGAGGGCAAAGGCAAGATCGTCGATCTCTTCACCCTCGACGCCGACATCGTCGTCCGCTTTCAGGGCGGCAACAACGCCGGCCACACGCTCGTGGTCAACGGCGAGAAGACCGTTCTCCACCTCGTTCCTTCCGGCGCGCTTCATCCGGACAAGCTCTGCGTGATCGGCAACGGCGTCGTGGTCGATCCGGAAGTGCTGCTGGAAGAGGTCCGCGCGCTCAGGGCCAAAGGCCACCTGCTCGACGACTCGCTGCTCAAGATCAGCGAGGAGGCGCACCTAATCATGCCCTACCACAAGTCGATCGATCAGGCGCGCGAAAGACTCCGCGGCAAAGGAAAAATCGGCACCACCGGGCGCGGCATCGGACCGGCCTACGAAGATAAAGTCGCGCGCACCGGCATCCGCTTCGTCGATCTGCTCGACGGCACGACCTTCCGCGACAAGCTCCGCCGCAACATCGAAGAAAAAAACATTTATCTCAAGGCCATCCTGAAAGAAAAAACTCTGGATTACGACGAGATCTACGATTCCTACCGGGGTTTCGGCGACGAGCTGGAAAAATATATCGCCGACACCGGCGTGCTGCTCGACCGCGAGATCAAGGCCGGGAAAAAAGTCCTCTTCGAAGGCGCGCAAGGCACGCTCCTCGACGTGGACCACGGAACTTATCCTTACGTCACGTCTTCGAACACGGTCATCGGCGGCGTCTGCACGGGCGCCGGCATCGGCCCGCGTCACATCCAAGAAGTCATCGGACTATCGAAGGCCTACACGACGCGCGTCGGCAGCGGCCCGTTTCCGACCGAGCTGAAAGGTCCGGAGGGAGAGCGTCTCAAGCAGGAAGGCGACGAGTTCGGCGCCACCACCGGGAGGCCGCGCCGCTGCGGCTGGTTCGACGCCGTCGGCGTGCGCCACGCCGTCAGGATCAACGGCATGACCGGCATCGCGCTCACCAAGCTCGACGTGCTCACCGGCTTTAAGAAAATCCGGATTTGCGCCGACTATCAGAGCGGCGGCAAAACCTACCACGACTTTCCGTCGAGCGTGAAAGTTTTAAAGAACGCGGAACCGGTATGGGAAGAGATGGAAGGCTGGGACGAGCCGCTCTCCGGCGCCAAGAAGCTTGCCGATCTGCCGAAGAACGCGCAGCGCTACGTGCGCCGCCTCGAAGAGATCGTCGGCGCGGAGATGATCCTCGTCTCCGTCGGCCCCGGCCGCGAGCAGACGATCATGCTCAAAAATCCGTTTAATTAA